In the Theobroma cacao cultivar B97-61/B2 chromosome 1, Criollo_cocoa_genome_V2, whole genome shotgun sequence genome, one interval contains:
- the LOC18614081 gene encoding C-terminal binding protein AN yields the protein MDHQEHDLSPILVPKTSNSYNLMNNSSVWLEIRLIYVRIAPCVIDSVPDHLTLCHLRREIGVSLEINGCRVPASDSASLTLRRDRLNRESSEVTYLNTDSVRITGGFEFEVYEDEKKVLLCGSLERMEGEWSMDCYIAAAAMEPGNSAFFQPKVGVSAPGIEVYIAGCCAGVPVILTKTILVSPRRKGGSRLSGTLDAIPEDEEIGKGNNKDGNGLIRHRKFQITEAGAEDYDSDGKLGHSYYSEEMYASEDGQLSWFNAGVRVGVGIGLGMCLGIGIGVGLLMRSYQATTRNFRRKLRSSAAMPHRNNPTPLPLAVSLNCIEDCVLEQESLAGVALVEHVPLSRLGEGKIEAAAAVLLHSLAYLPRAAQRRLCPYQLILCLGSSDRAVDSALAADLGLRLVHVDASRAEEIADTVMALFLGLLRRTHLLSRHSLSASGWLGSVQPLCRGMRRCRGLVLGIVGRSASARSLASRSLAFKMSVLYFDVIEENGKVSSSSITFPSAARRMDTLNDLLAASDLISLHCALTNETVQIINAECLQHVKPGAFLVNTGSSQLLDDCALKQLLIDGTLAGCALDGAEGPQWMEAWVKEMPNVLILPRSADYSEEVWMEIREKAISMLQTYFFDGVIPKDAISDGDEEESEIVDERGQFSRQDKESALQGSTSEQLTDDIQPSPESSLKKDTNQSKEYPNQNQGSGLSHNTATKSDTRRGRSGKKAKKRHARQKTLQKPDEPLILEKESTSQREDDTAMSGTDQALSSGSRSPEDSRSRKTPIELMQGSTSDQLLKASKKVSGLSADTLKDGYVIALYARDRTALHVSRQRVKGGGWFLDTMSNVTKRDPAAQFLVVYRSKDTIGLRSFAAGGKLLQINRRMEFVFASHSFDVWESWTLQGPLEECRLVNCRNPSAILDVHVEILAAVGEDDGVTRWLD from the exons ATGGACCATCAAGAGCATGATCTGTCGCCAATTCTGGTCCCGAAAACCTCGAATTCGTACAATCTTATGAACAATTCCTCAGTATGGCTCGAAATCCGTCTCATTTACGTTCGAATCGCACCGTGCGTGATTGACAGCGTCCCCGACCATCTCACCCTCTGCCACCTCCGCCGCGAAATCGGTGTATCCCTCGAAATCAACGGCTGTCGTGTCCCTGCCTCTGATTCCGCTTCCCTTACCCTCCGCCGCGACCGTCTCAACAGAGAATCGTCCGAGGTCACTTATTTAAACACCGACAGCGTTCGCATCACGGGAGGTTTTGAATTCGAGGTATACGAGGATGAAAAGAAGGTATTGTTGTGTGGGTCGTTGGAGAGGATGGAAGGAGAGTGGAGCATGGATTGTTATATAGCGGCAGCGGCTATGGAGCCTGGGAATTCGGCGTTTTTTCAGCCCAAGGTGGGGGTTTCGGCGCCAGGGATTGAAGTTTATATAGCGGGGTGTTGTGCGGGTGTGCCTGTGATATTGACCAAGACGATACTTGTGAGTCCTAGGAGGAAAGGAGGATCGAGGCTTAGTGGGACGTTGGATGCAATTCCGGAGGATGAGGAGATTGGCAAAGGGAATAATAAGGATGGCAATGGATTGATTAGACACCGGAAATTTCAG ATTACAGAAGCCGGAGCTGAAGATTATGACTCTGATGGGAAACTTGGACACAGTTACTACTCTGAAGAAATGTATGCCAGTGAGGATGGCCAACTTTCATGGTTTAATGCTGGTGTTAGAGTTGGTGTTGGAATTGGCCTTGGGATGTGTCTCGGGATTGGAATTGGAGTTGGACTGCTAATGCGATCATATCAAGCAACTACCAGGAATTTTAGGAGGAA ACTCAGATCCTCTGCCGCAATGCCTCACCGTAACAATCCTACGCCTCTCCCTTTGGCCGTCTCCCTCAACTGCATCGAAGATTGCGTCCTCGAACAAGAATCCTTAGCCGGCGTCGCACTCGTCGAGCACGTTCCTCTCAGTCGCTTAGGCGAGGGGAAGATCGAGGCGGCCGCAGCCGTCCTCCTCCACTCCCTCGCCTACCTCCCTCGAGCTGCCCAGCGTCGACTCTGTCCTTACCAGCTCATCCTCTGCCTCGGTTCCTCCGACCGCGCTGTCGACTCCGCCTTAGCCGCTGACCTCGGACTCCGTCTTGTCCATGTTGATGCCTCGCGAGCTGAGGAGATCGCCGACACTGTCATGGCGCTGTTTCTTGGCTTGCTCCGTCGCACGCACTTGCTCTCTCGCCACTCGCTTTCGGCTTCCGGCTGGCTCGGCTCGGTTCAGCCACTTTGTCGGGGAATGAGGCGGTGTCGAGGACTAGTGTTGGGAATTGTTGGTAGATCTGCGTCGGCTCGGTCTCTGGCATCCAGAAGCTTAGCTTTCAAAATGAGTGTGCTTTATTTCGATGTTATAGAG gaaaatggaaaagtaAGTAGTTCCTCTATAACTTTCCCATCAGCTGCCCGTAGAATGGATACTCTTAATGATTTACTAGCTGCAAGTGACCTTATATCGCTTCATTGTGCTTTAACGAACGAAACTGTTCAGATTATCAATGCTGAATGTTTGCAGCATGTAAAACCTG GGGCTTTTCTTGTGAATACGGGTAGCAGTCAGCTGTTGGATGATTGTGCATTGAAGCAGCTTCTCATTGATGGTACCTTAGCTGGTTGTGCTTTGGATGGAGCTGAAGGCCCACAGTGGATGGAAGCGTGG GTGAAGGAGATGcccaatgtattgatacttcCACGTAGTGCAGATTATAGTGAAGAAGTGTGGATGGAGATAAGGGAGAAGGCTATCTCTATGTTGCAGACATACTTCTTTGATGGGGTTATTCCAAAGGATGCCATTTCTGACGGGGATGAGGAAGAAAGTGAAATAGTTGATGAAAGAGGACAGTTTAGTAGACAAGACAAGGAAAGTGCTTTGCAGGGATCTACTAGTGAACAATTGACTGATGATATTCAACCAAGTCCTGAAAGCTCCCTTAAGAAGGATACCAATCAATCTAAGGAGTATCCTAATCAGAATCAGGGTTCAGGTTTGTCTCATAACACTGCCACTAAATCAGACACAAGACGTGGCAGATCAGGTAAAAAGGCCAAAAAGAGGCATGCTCGTCAAAAAACCCTACAAAAACCAGATGAACCCTTAATATTGGAGAAAGAAAGTACTTCGCAAAGAGAAGATGACACTGCCATGAGTGGCACGGATCAAGCATTAAGTTCTGGTTCTCGGTCTCCTGAAGACTCAAGAAGTAGGAAAACACCTATAGAATTAATGCAAGGGTCAACTTCCGACCAGCTTCTTAAAGCTAGCAAGAAAGTAAGTGGACTATCTGCTGATACACTGAAGGATGGATATGTTATAGCTTTGTATGCAAGAGATCGCACTGCACTCCATGTGTCCAGGCAAAGAGTTAAAGGCGGTGGTTGGTTCCTAGACACCATGTCAAATGTAACCAAAAGAGATCCTGCAGCACAGTTCCTTGTTGTCTATAGAAGCAAG GACACTATTGGTCTGCGTTCCTTTGCTGCTGGTGGGAAGTTGTTGCAG ATTAATAGAAGAATGGAATTTGTGTTTGCTAGTCACAGCTTTGATGTTTGGGAGAGTTGGACATTGCAAGGTCCTTTGGAGGAATGTAGACTGGTCAACTGTAGAAATCCTTCA GCCATTTTGGATGTACATGTCGAGATTCTGGCAGCTGTAGGGGAGGATGATGGCGTTACTCGCTGGCTGGATTAG
- the LOC18614082 gene encoding protein REVEILLE 5, with translation MVSVNPNPAQGFYFFDPMNMGLPGLKTLPPANTVAPPHPPPANSMSTSTAGNTAPYSEDPSKKVRKPYTITKSRESWTEQEHDKFLEALQLFDRDWKKIEAFVGSKTVIQIRSHAQKYFLKVQKNGTSEHVPPPRPKRKASHPYPQKAPKSAPVVSQAAGPFQSSAALLESGYTFRPDSSSVLGNPVATASLSSWSYNSVPTVAMSQATKDDAVLAGPTVAHNACYSSSNESTPRTWSFGEAIDLGDHGKKSRVIPDFAQVYSFIGSVFDPSASGHLQKLKQMDPINLETVLLLMRNLSVNLTSPEFEDHRRLLSSYDAESERVKLGSSYKDIHTRKSASAVPTA, from the exons ATGGTGTCCGTGAACCCCAACCCGGCTCAAGGGTTTTACTTTTTCGATCCCATGAATATGGGTCTTCCTGGTCTTAAAACTCTGCCGCCTGCCAACACGGTGGCGCCACCTCATCCTCCTCCTGCTAACTCCATGTCGACGTCTACTGCCGGTAATACCGCGCCGTATTCGGAGGATCCCAGTAAGAAGGTCCGGAAGCCTTATACTATCACCAAGTCTAGAGAGAGCTGGACCGAGCAGGAGCACGATAAGTTTCTCGAAGCTCTTCAATT ATTTGATCGTGATTGGAAGAAGATTGAAGCTTTCGTTGGGTCGAAGACAGTGATCCAG ATCCGTAGCCATGCGCAGAAGTATTTCCTAAAGGTTCAGAAAAATGGGACAAGCGAACATGTACCTCCCCCTCGGCCAAAAAGGAAAGCATCTCATCCATACCCACAAAAAGCTCCCAAAAGTG CTCCTGTTGTATCCCAAGCTGCTGGACCATTTCAATCTTCAGCTGCCTTGCTTGAATCTGGTTATACGTTCAGACCAGATTCATCATCAGTGCTTGGAAATCCAGTTGCCACTGCTTCTTTGTCTTCCTGGAGTTACAACTCTGTGCCAACTGTCGCTATGTCTCAAGCGACTAAAG ATGATGCAGTATTGGCTGGACCAACTGTTGCTCATAATGCTTGTTATAGTAGCAGTAACGAGAGCACTCCCAGAACTTGGTCATTTGGCGAAGCAATTGACCTAGGGGATCATGGGAAGAAATCTAGAG TTATTCCAGATTTTGCTCAGGTGTACAGCTTCATTGGCAGTGTCTTTGACCCCAGTGCAAGTGGGCACTTGCAGAAGTTGAAGCAGATGGACCCAATAAATTTGGAAACA GTGTTGTTATTGATGAGAAATCTCTCTGTCAATTTGACAAGCCCTGAGTTTGAGGATCAT AGAAGGTTGCTTTCATCGTATGATGCAGAGTCTGAGCGTGTTAAACTTGGTAGCTCTTACAAGGACATTCACACTCGTAAATCAGCAAGCGCTGTTCCAACAGCATAA
- the LOC18614083 gene encoding cullin-1: MLSTSFIIPLQKDSLILQFQGSVFPTLLEKETLLPILLRNMELMKSLCSLHGGSLPLFSSVAFMARPSPHMKVTDTTMAKENQTSFGEYLARNPALNPGIDLSVSFLTAGFWPCYKGFDLNLPAEMVKCIEGFEQFYQRKLIWVYSLGTCHLTAKFELKTMELIVAITGCSTHAS; encoded by the exons ATGCTCTCCACCTCTTTCATTATCCCCTTACAAAAAGATTCTCTCATTTTGCAGTTCCAAGGAAGTGTCTTTCCAACACTCTTAGAGAAGGAAACTCTTTTGCCGATACTCTTGCGAAATATGGAGTTGATGAAGAGTCTATGTTCTCTACATGGTGGTAGTTTGCCTCTGTTTTCTTCTGTTGCATTTATGGCCCGCCCTTCTCCTCACATGAAG GTTACAGATACAACAATGGCGAAGGAGAATCAGACCAGCTTTGGGGAATATCTTGCCAGAAACCCAGCTTTAAATCCTGGAATTGATCTATcagtttcttttcttactgCAGGATTCTGGCCATGTTATAAAGGGTTTGATCTCAATCTCCCAGCTGAGATG GTCAAGTGCATAGAAGGTTTCGAACAATTTTACCAAAGAAAACTAATATGGGTTTATTCATTGGGAACCTGCCACCTTACTGCCAAGTTTGAGCTCAAGACTATGGAATTGATTGTTGCAATCACAG GCTGCTCCACTCATGCTTCGTAA
- the LOC18614084 gene encoding transcription initiation factor TFIID subunit 4b translates to MDPSLLKLLEEDEDETTHSESALEALQAALQRVLEGDTSTSQPFDSNTVLSQGIDQTGSVDGRTINFYSQQAPQPQSALQPEQSFPVIEQEPRGFIRGISQQQPNDVLEETNRLPRQQKESQDAEQIAGQVFQMTGTQSSQRNATPARESGSESQGLRLERMGNQQTRGGKEVPFGVLMLTLLPQLNKDKAMQLSILHDKMQRNEITNEAFDRHMRDMVGNEKLKLAYNQLQSQMSSNTFLSPSPTFALQNLPRMPSFTAGIPRFAGPLSIGQLPKKSPNFPGNSSHATSLGVSMLNNPSYPSIGNDTQNSREMDRQSYPRLGVLRSQIPSSSSSAVNQGRDHSPIYGQGLNKQQQQQQQLASYSQPDVNTSGSFLKSQPHDSQTRQLTHHQSMGSNLVGGSTRAMDMMSGPMFERQNSMSDPTRFQGGSLSHISSNPVPCQVSASNELKSGPLLSVTDIKQQSVGHGAELQQKSHLYTPQGPSIAQVVQGNAIPATSKEKTLEKQLASFGFTTTTNMTPINSVSPSLSSQLEYNAPLSSQNPSVTSPASVNARTPEKKPDVGQKKPPEAPGPSPPLPSKKQKVSGTFSDQSIDQLNDVTAVSGVNLQEEEERLLSAPKKDFRISEAYRLIVHEEEERGILLKAPLQKKLAEITAKLGLKNISNDAERCLSLSVEERMRGLICNLIRHSKQRADAEKPMHLKLITSDVRQQIIRLNCKAKEEWEKKQVEVEKLQKLDEPEGPRVDGNKEKNEGQVKSLKMNKEDDGKMRTNAANVAARAAVGGDDVLSKWQLMAEHARQKREKEAEKGGLVSPLASGAIRKFGARTISVKDLIAVLEREPQMSRSTLIHRLYDRIHSMAAAY, encoded by the exons ATGGACCCTTCCTTGTTAAAGCTACTCGAAGAAGACGag GACGAGACAACGCATTCCGAATCTGCCTTGGAGGCATTACAGGCTGCCTTGCAGCGTGTTTTAGAAGGAGATACCTCCACTTCTCAGCCGTTTGATTCAAATACCG TTTTGTCTCAAGGAATCGATCAAACCGGTAGCGTAGATGGAAGAACCATCAACTTTTATAGTCAACAAGCTCCTCAACCTCAAAGTGCCCTGCAGCCAGAGCAGAGTTTTCCAGTAATAGAGCAAGAGCCTCGTGGATTCATTCGTGGGATTTCGCAACAGCAGCCAAATGACGTCCTCGAAGAAACCAATCGACTGCCAAGACAACAGAAAGAATCCCAAGATGCAGAACAAATTGCTGGTCAGGTTTTTCAAATGACTGGGACGCAGAGTTCTCAAAGGAATGCTACCCCAGCACGTGAATCAGGCAGTGAATCACAAGGTTTAAGATTAGAGAGGATGGGTAACCAACAGACCAGAGGTGGAAAAGAAGTACCATTTGGTGTTTTGATGCTTACTTTACTGCCCCAACTTAATAAGGACAAAGCCATGCAGCTTTCCATCCTACATGATAAAATGCAG agaaatgaaattaCGAATGAGGCATTCGATCGGCACATGAGAGATATGGtcggaaatgagaagctgaagTTGGCTTATAACCAGCTGCAATCTCAA ATGAGTTCCAATACATTCCTATCACCATCCCCGACCTTTGCACTACAAAACCTTCCGAGGATGCCATCTTTTACTGCTGGTATCCCACGGTTTGCTGGTCCTCTTTCAATTGGTCAGCTGCCAAAGAAAAGCCCCAACTTCCCTGGCAATTCATCTCATGCAACCTCTCTAGGAGTTTCCATGCTGAACAATCCAAGTTATCCCTCAATTGGAAATGATACTCAAAATTCTCGAGAGATGGATCGCCAATCATATCCTCGCCTTGGAGTACTAAGAAGCCAAATACCTTCCTCTAGTTCAAGCGCTGTGAATCAAGGGAGAGATCACTCTCCAATTTATGGGCAAGGACTTAAcaagcagcagcagcagcaacaaCAGTTGGCTTCCTATTCTCAGCCAGACGTTAATACTTCAGGATCCTTTTTGAAGTCACAACCTCATGATTCACAAACGAGGCAACTTACTCATCATCAAAGCATGGGATCAAATCTTGTAGGAGGGTCAACCCGGGCCATGGATATGATGAGTGGACCAATGTTTGAGAGGCAAAACTCTATGAGTGACCCAACTAGATTTCAGGGTGGTTCACTTAGTCACATTTCAAGCAATCCAGTTCCTTGTCAAGTTTCAGCAAGTAACGAGCTGAAATCTGGCCCTTTGTTATCCGTGACAGATATAAAGCAGCAATCTGTTGGTCATGGTGCTGAGCTGCAGCAAAAGTCACATTTATATACGCCCCAGGGACCGTCTATTGCACAGGTTGTTCAAGGAAATGCAATTCCAGCAACTTCAAAGGAAAAAACTTTAGAGAAGCAGCTGGCTAGTTTTGGCTTCACCACAACGACTAATATGACGCCCATTAATTCAGTCTCTCCTTCCTTGTCGTCACAGCTGGAATATAATGCTCCA TTGAGCTCTCAGAATCCATCAGTTACCTCTCCAGCTAGTGTCAACGCAAGAACACCAGAAAAAAAACCTGATGTAGGCCAGAAGAAACCACCTGAAGCTCCTGGTCCATCACCACCTCTGCCAAG TAAAAAGCAAAAGGTATCCGGGACCTTTTCTGACCAGAGTATTGATCAACTAAATGATGTCACTGCTGTCAGTGGAGTCAATCTCCAG GAAGAGGAGGAGCGACTATTGTCTGCCCCCAAGAAGGACTTTCGAATTTCTGAAGCATATAGATTGATTGTgcatgaagaagaagaaagagggATTTTGTTGAAAGCTCCTTTGCAGAAGAAATTGGCTGAAATTA CGGCCAAACTAGGTTTGAAGAATATAAGCAATGATGCCGAGCGGTGCTTGTCCTTG AGTGTCGAGGAACGAATGCGTGGACTCATATGCAATTTAATAAGACATTCTAAACAG CGGGCTGATGCTGAGAAGCCTATGCACCTGAAGCTTATTACGTCAGATGTTCGGCAACAAATCATTAGATTGAACTGCAAGGCCAAGGAAGAATGGGAGAAAAAGCAGGTTGAAGTGGAAAAGCTCCAAAAACTTGATGAA CCTGAAGGCCCTCGAGTTGATGGCAATAAGGAGAAAAATGAAGGTCAAGTAAAATCACTAAAG ATGAACAAGGAGGATGATGGCAAGATGAGGACCAATGCTGCAAATGTTGCTGCACGTGCTGCTGTTGGGGGAGATGACGTGTTGTCAAAATGGCAACTTATGGCTGAACATGCCCGCCAGAAACGTGAGAAAGAAGCAGAAAAGGGAGGCCTTGTCAGTCCTCTTGCATCTG GAGCAATTAGAAAATTTGGGGCTCGAACTATTTCTGTTAAGGATCTAATTGCAGTTCTGGAAAGGGAGCCTCAAATGTCAAGGTCAACACTGATTCATCGCCTGTATGACAGAATCCACTCCATGGCTGCAGCTTATTGA